Proteins encoded by one window of Porphyromonas vaginalis:
- a CDS encoding N-acetylmuramoyl-L-alanine amidase family protein codes for MKSLVKVFLTILLAAIACPLDMLAQQKTYTVVIDAGHGGHDAGACAFGRKEKDINLAVALLTRKYIEQAHPEIKVYMTRSTDVFVGLQQRANFANKKKADLFISIHTNSASSAKASGTETYVLGLRRANDNLEVSKRENQVILLEKDYKETYEGFDPNSTESYIIFEFMQNVHLAASINVASEVQKSFVKLGRGNRSVRQGPFLVIRETAMPSILIELGFITNKAESDYLASESGRKELAQGIADGFSRYYKKYVRATSSKQQKRQKETTSDEESTSQQSSATTSSESEEYYRIQIASSRQPIETSDPYFRNAKDVQREQRGKLYLYTAEQCSTLSEARQAQQRLAKSYPDCYIVRYRKGVRDKEIY; via the coding sequence ATGAAGTCTCTAGTCAAAGTCTTCCTCACTATACTGCTAGCTGCGATAGCCTGTCCGCTGGACATGCTAGCGCAGCAAAAAACGTATACAGTCGTGATCGATGCTGGTCACGGCGGTCATGATGCCGGCGCCTGTGCTTTCGGCCGTAAGGAGAAGGATATCAATCTGGCGGTAGCACTCTTGACGCGCAAGTACATTGAGCAGGCGCACCCCGAGATCAAGGTCTATATGACCCGATCTACTGATGTCTTCGTAGGGCTACAGCAACGAGCTAACTTTGCCAATAAGAAGAAGGCCGACCTCTTCATCAGCATCCATACGAACTCGGCCTCGAGCGCCAAAGCCTCAGGCACGGAGACCTATGTACTCGGTTTGCGCCGTGCCAACGACAATCTAGAGGTGTCGAAACGTGAGAACCAGGTAATCCTCCTCGAGAAGGACTACAAGGAGACTTACGAGGGCTTTGATCCAAACAGCACGGAGAGCTACATCATCTTTGAGTTTATGCAAAACGTCCACCTCGCGGCCAGCATCAATGTGGCGAGCGAGGTGCAGAAGTCCTTTGTCAAGCTGGGACGAGGCAATCGCAGTGTGCGCCAGGGACCCTTCCTCGTGATACGAGAGACGGCTATGCCGAGCATCCTCATAGAGCTAGGCTTCATCACAAACAAGGCGGAGTCGGACTACCTCGCTAGTGAGAGTGGTCGCAAGGAGCTGGCGCAAGGTATCGCCGATGGCTTCTCTAGATACTATAAGAAGTATGTACGTGCGACTAGCTCCAAGCAGCAAAAGAGGCAAAAGGAGACCACATCTGACGAAGAGTCTACATCGCAGCAAAGTAGTGCTACGACCTCCTCGGAGAGTGAGGAGTATTACCGTATACAGATCGCCTCTTCACGCCAACCGATAGAGACGAGTGACCCTTACTTTCGCAACGCAAAGGATGTGCAGCGCGAGCAGCGTGGCAAGCTCTACCTCTACACGGCCGAGCAGTGTAGCACGCTCAGTGAGGCACGCCAGGCGCAGCAGAGACTTGCTAAGAGCTACCCAGACTGCTACATCGTGCGCTACCGCAAGGGCGTAAGAGACAAAGAAATATACTAA